A stretch of DNA from Nitrospirota bacterium:
ATGAGGCTTGCCATGAGATACGCTTTGGCTTCCACCCTATTGGAGTTCTTGATTTAAGAAAAGGGAAGGTCAGACCCAAAGTAAGAAAAGTGTAACCCATGTCCATAGGTTAAAATGTAACCCATGTGAATGTTGAACAAATGACTATAAACCACTCTTGGGGTCTCATATGTGTTGAACCTATACATTCAGCGCCTAAGGGAAAAGCTGACTGAAAAAAGTTAAAGAAACTAACGGTTAAGAAATAAATATCCTTTTCAGTTTTTGATTTTATTTTCCTTTCCCGCTGATTTCTTCAGAAAACCCCGGGCCTCGATTGCCTCGAGGAGAAGTTTCCTTGCCATCCATGAAAGGGTCCTGTCATCTTTTTCTGCTAACCGCTGAATGATTAACTTTATTTCGGGGGTTACTCTCACGGTCACTACCGTTTCTTTCTTCATTAGAACATTGTATACATAGCAAGTTGACAGCAACAAGGATTACTTAGTATACTTTGTATACTTTACTATGCTCGAGAAATTAGAATTAAAGGTATATGCAAAAAGCGGTCGTCTTTATGAGGAGTATTTCAGCAAGAAAAACGATACGAGAGAAGGGTTTCTGCAAAACTATCTTTCGGTAAATTATTCGAAATTAAACGCCCTCTGCTTTCTGATAGAACGTGTGTACGACGGCAACTTTAAAAATATCATCTCTTTCGGTTCGGGTTTTTGTGTTCTCGAGTATTTATTGAAAAAAGCCCTTCCAGAGGATACGAATGTAATAGCCACAGATGTTTGTGAAGAAATAATTCTCAAAGCAAAAGAATACTTGCCTGACATTGTCATCGATTCCTTTGATATTACCAAAGACGATATTGTCAAATTCAAAAACAAGCATAGGCTAAATTTTGATGTTGCCGTCTTCTTGGGCTCTTCTTACTATATGGAGGATGAACGATTTATCTCCTTCTTCCGTTCTTTAAAAAGTGTGGGCATAAAAGAAATCATTGATTTTTTACCGCTAAAAATATCTTTATTTACTTTTTTCAAATATAAGATTAAGGAAAACGATATTATCAGAAAACTTTTTAAAAAACTGCCTCTCAGGGTCGTATACAAAGGCGAATGTCATGCTCGATTGAAAGGTCTTTATCGTCTACGGAAGCTTTACAAGGTTGCGGGGTTTAAGATAAAAAAAGAATGCAATATAAAACCCTACGGTTATGTTGCAGTACTTAAGTCTAAATGACTCAGAGGAAAATAAAGGGGACGGGTTGTTCTAATTTCTAATAAATTCATATTATAGTTGTCTTCTCTCTGAACCCCTCTTTGTTAAATGGATAGCGAGCGTATTCCCCGCCTCAACGGGGTCAAGCGAGCGAATGTAAAAATAATAATTCCTTACATTAAGACTCCCTGTAGCAATCTACAGGAAGTCTTCAATTTCAGCCCCTGATTTTTAGAGTCTGCCTTAGCTATTGCAAATAATTCTGAATTCTGATATTCTGAAATCAGAATGGAGGTGTAAGATGCAGGCTAATAAATCATTGCTGGCAGAGATAAAATCTCGAGGGCAGTTGACCATTCCCAAAAAAATAAGGGAGATGAGCCATCTTGAAGAAGGTCAGGTTGTCTCTATTATCCCTGTTGGTGACGCTGTCATTATTACGCCAAAGAGGCTTGAGCTTGATGAGGCAAGAAGGCAGATAAAAAAGATACTTAAGGAATCAGGTCTTTCTGCTGAAGATGTCTTAGCAGGACTTAAAGAAGAAAGAGAAGCCCTCTTCAAAGAGACCTATGGCAAAAAAAGAAGCCGTTAGGGTCTTTTTAGATTCAAATGTTATTCTGTCAGGACTCCTTTCTGATAAGGGTGCACCACGCATAATCCTTGATATATTCTCTCTCAGGCTTCCATTTCTTACAGGTGTAACAGGCCGATATAACATCATTGAGATTGAAAGGAATTTAGCAAAGAAGATGCCGAAAGTCATTCCTGTGTACAGAGAATATCTCCCAAAGATAAATCTTGAGATTATCCCGGTGCCTTCATTGGCAGAGGTAAGAAAGTTTTACGGTCATATTTCTGATAAGGATATTCCAGTTATTGTTTCAGCTATCAATGGTAAAGCAGATATTTTTGTAACAGGAGATAAAAAGGATTTTACAAGGCTCAAGGCAAAGGGCAGTGAGCCATTAAAAATAGTAAGCCCATCAGAATTTATTGATATAGTCTTTCCCGATATTCTTAAGAATATTAAAGGCAGAGAATCATGAAATCTGCTCAAGCAGGCTTATGCTATAATCATAAAGCATGCGGGCATATGACATCATAAAGAAAAAGAGGGATGGCAAGGCACTCACAAAAGAGGAGCTGTCCTTCCTGATAAACGGAAATCTCAAAGGCGACATCCCGGATTATCAAATCTCAGCCTTTCTTATGGCAGTCTATCTAAATGGTATGACCGATGAGGAGACCACTTCACTTACCGATGTAATGCTCAATTCAGGCTCAACGATTGACATGAAAGATGTTCAGGGAGTAAAAATAGACAAGCACTCAACAGGCGGAGTCGGAGATAAGGTAAGCATAATACTTGCGCCCCTTATAGCCTCGATGGGAATAAAGGTGCCGATGGTCGCAGGAAGGGCTCTTGGGCACACAGGCGGCACATTAGATAAGCTGGAATCCATACCCGGCTTCAAGACAGATATTCCTATCAAAGAGTTCAAAGACAACCTCAATAGGATAGGACTCTCTATAATCAGCCCGTCAGAGGAGATTCAGCCTGCTGACAGATTGCTTTACTCATTAAGGGATGTTACTGCAACGGTTGATTCCATCCCCCTTATAGCATCGAGCATTATGTCAAAGAAGCTCTCCGAAGGAATAAATGGCCTTTTGCTCGATGTAAAGACAGGCTCAGGTGCATTAATGAAAGACACAGAGTCTGCTTTGAAGCTCGCAAAGACAATGGTCTCCATAGGAAACTCCATGGGTGTAAGGACTGTTGCACTTATAACTAACATGGAACAACCCATCGGAAAAACAGTTGGAAACAGCCTCGAGATTAAGGAATGCATCTCTGCACTTAAAGGCAAAGGAGGTGAGGATTTGATGGAACTTACCCTTACGCTTTCGGCATGGATGCTAAACCTTGCAGACTCTGTTT
This window harbors:
- a CDS encoding thymidine phosphorylase, which encodes MRAYDIIKKKRDGKALTKEELSFLINGNLKGDIPDYQISAFLMAVYLNGMTDEETTSLTDVMLNSGSTIDMKDVQGVKIDKHSTGGVGDKVSIILAPLIASMGIKVPMVAGRALGHTGGTLDKLESIPGFKTDIPIKEFKDNLNRIGLSIISPSEEIQPADRLLYSLRDVTATVDSIPLIASSIMSKKLSEGINGLLLDVKTGSGALMKDTESALKLAKTMVSIGNSMGVRTVALITNMEQPIGKTVGNSLEIKECISALKGKGGEDLMELTLTLSAWMLNLADSVSEETPLKKMSEQTSRHYKHEAMEFIEKGDAFKKFMEFIDAQYGNPEVALSPNILPSARHVKHLYAEKEGYIQRLGGEAVGIAGMLLGAGRRKAEDPIDHSVGIILNKKVGDFVKQGEPISMFHYNDDASLKEAEEVFYSGIEIGQMPTAPLPMVLDVIMPS
- a CDS encoding AbrB/MazE/SpoVT family DNA-binding domain-containing protein, with the protein product MQANKSLLAEIKSRGQLTIPKKIREMSHLEEGQVVSIIPVGDAVIITPKRLELDEARRQIKKILKESGLSAEDVLAGLKEEREALFKETYGKKRSR
- a CDS encoding putative toxin-antitoxin system toxin component, PIN family, giving the protein MAKKEAVRVFLDSNVILSGLLSDKGAPRIILDIFSLRLPFLTGVTGRYNIIEIERNLAKKMPKVIPVYREYLPKINLEIIPVPSLAEVRKFYGHISDKDIPVIVSAINGKADIFVTGDKKDFTRLKAKGSEPLKIVSPSEFIDIVFPDILKNIKGRES